TTGAATTTTAATATTGAAAAAGAAACCTTGGCTGCCATCGAAGCACAGCACGCATTTCTTAAAGATGTCAGTGCGGAACGTATTCAGATTGAACTGTTAAAGTTATTGATTTCCGGACATCCGGAAATGATTCGTGTAGCTTATGAAACCGGGCTTACAAGTGTTTTTCTGCCGGAATTTGACCGAATGATGGAAACTCCGCAGAATAATCCGCATCATATTTATTCTGTCGGTGACCATACGATTCATGCGGTAGAAACGATTGCTCCAAATCCGATTCTCCGCCTTACGATGCTGCTTCATGATATCGCAAAACCGGAGACCCGCTCTACGGATGAGAATGGAATCGATCATTTTTATGATCACAATGAAGCCGGTGCCGTACTTAGCAAGACGATTCTTCGCCGTCTTAAGTTTGATAACCAGACCACCCAGATGGTCACAACACTTATCGCGCATCATGACATCCGTTTTAATGATGCTTTAGGCACAGGACGGAAGCATGTACGCCGGGTGATTCATTCTGTAGGTGAGAATCTTTTCCCATATCTTCTTGACGTAATGGAAGCGGATATTTCTGCACAGAGTGATTTTATGCGTCTTAAAAAGCTTACTGCATTAAAGGAAACCCGTCAGGCTTATCATGAGATTCTTGCGGCAAATGACTGTCTTACTTTAAAGGATCTGAAGATTAATGGAAATCAGTTAAAGGCGCTTGGCATTTCTGAGGGAAAGATCATCGGTGCGATTCTGAATGCTTTGCTTTCACAGGTGCTGAATAATCCCGAGCTGAATGATTATGAAAAGCTTAAAGAACTTGCCTTGAAAATTTATCAGGAAGTTCAATAATTTTACACATAACATCCCTTCTTTATACATAGGATAGACCATATTTACCACTGTGTAACCCATTGTCTGTCTTATCATGTACTTTCGGAAGCTTTTTGTGCTTGCTTTTGTGAGAAGCAAGTGCAAGAAAGACTCTGAGATTACATCCTATGTTAATGGAGGGATTTTTTTGAGTGAAAAATACAAGGAATTATTAGAACAGTACGATATAAAAGTTCTGTCCACTTTTCGAAGCCGCGGAACTTTCCAGTGCGAGACAGAGCAGGGACTTGCCTTATTAAAAGAATATCATGGTTCCCTCCAAAAGCTTGCTCTGGAATACGAATGGAAGGAAAAGCTTGCCGAAGCAGGCTACGCCGCTACTGACCGGTATTTTCTCACAAAAGAAGAAAGCCTGGTCACCTATGACCGCTACCGAACCGCTTTTATTTTAAAACATTATTTTAAAGGACGGGAGTGTGACTGCCGGAATCTTTCAGATGTTGCTGCCTCCTGCCGGAATCTTGCATTTTTACATAAGGTTTCTTCCTCTATTGAAGAGATTCCTTTTGAAAATCTGAAAACAGAGTCTACCAGCCATCTCTTTGAACGAAAGAACCGGGAGCTTCGTTCGATTCGAAAGTTTATTGGTCATGTCCATGGTAAAAATGATTTTGAACTTCTTTATATGAAGTGCTTTGATTCTTTCTATGAGGAAGCTTCTTATGCGCTTTCCCGCCTTCTTAAAGTCGAACCAGAACTTGCCGATACCGGCTGTGGCGTATGTCATGGCGCATATCATTATCATAATGTGCTGATCTTACCGGATTATTCTGTCGCAACTGTAAATTTTGAATCTATGTGCTATCAGCCCTATTTACTTGACTTATATCTTTTTCTCCGGAAAACTTTAGAGAAAAATCATTATGACTATTCTTTTTTTGAGGCGGGTATTTCCGGCTATTCTATTTACCGCCGCCTTGCCGAAAAAGATTTTCTTTTCTTATATTTACTTTTTTTATATCCGGAAAAGTTCTGGAAAATATCCAATCAGTACTACAATCACAGAAAAAGCTGGATTCCGCCAAAAACGCTGGAGAAATTGCAGAAGGTTCTTGCACAGAATGAGGAACGGCATACTTTTCTAAAGCAATTTGCTTCGTTTTTAAATACTTTGGATAAAAATTTTTTATAATAAAAGTTCATTTATTCGTGAAAAGCTATAGTTGCCTGTATCCCTATAAATATGCTAAAATGTTTTAAGCATATTTTTGCATATTTTTCTGGGAGAGTGAGTGATTCGATGGGCTATATGGCTTTATACCGGAAGTGGCGTCCGAATGATTTTGATGAAGTAAGAGGACAGGATGCCATTGTCCAGACATTGAGAAATCAGATTATTTATAACCGAATAGGGCATGCCTATCTTTTTTGTGGTACACGAGGTACTGGTAAGACTTCTATTGCAAAGCTTTTTGCAAAGGCGGTAAACTGTGAGCATCCGGTCAATGGAAATCCCTGTAATGCCTGTCCTTCCTGTCAGGCAATTAACGCACAAAGTTCTCTTGATGTACTCGAAATCGATGCGGCTTCTAATAACGGTGTGGAGAATATCCGGGATATCCGGGAACAGGTACAGTATTCCCCTGTTGAGGGACGTTATAAAGTATATATTATCGATGAGGTTCATATGCTTTCTTCCGGAGCATTCAATGCTCTGCTGAAAACACTCGAAGAACCTCCTTCTTATGTTATTTTTATTCTGGCTACAACAGAAAAGCATAAGATTCCTGTTACGATTCTTTCCCGCTGCCAAAAATATGATTTTAAACGAATTTCTGTTGATACGATTACAGGTCACCTTGTATCGTTGATGGAGAAGGAACAGATTGATGCGGAAGAGAAAGCATTGCGTTACATTGCTCGCGCTGCGGATGGTTCTATGCGAGATGCATTGAGTCTTCTTGACCAGTGTATCGCATTTTATCTTGGACAGACGCTTACGTATGAGAATGTTTTAGAGGTGCTTGGCACTGCGGATACTTCTGTTTTCAGCACATTGCTTCGGAGTATTTTAAAGAAGGATTCCATGTCCGCTCTTGATATTATTGATACCATGATCACTGAAGGACGGGAGCTTTCACAGTTTCTTTCTGATTTTCTCTGGTACCTTCGCAACCTTCTTATATTAAAGGATCAAGAAGGTGCAGAAGAAAGCCTTGATATGTCAAAAGAAACGATCGCTACCTTAAAAGAGGAATGTGCCATGGTAGACACTACTGCTCTCCTGCGTTATATCCGACTGCTTTCCGAGCTATCTAACCAGATTCGAACTGCCACACAGAAGCGAGTTCTTTTAGAAGTCGGCTTTATTAAGCTTTGCCGTCCAGAAACAGAATCGGATGCCGAAAGTCTTTCCGAACGTGTCCGGCAGTTAGAGACCATGCTTGCACAGGGACTTCCTGTGATTCCTGCTGGTGGTACATGGAATAACAGTGGTATTAACCCGTCTTCTGACACAGCCATTGGAGGTGCTGCAAACGGCGGTGTATCTGCCGGTAACAGTGCGTCACAAAGTCAGGCAGCGCAGATTTCACCAGAAGAAGCGTTGGAGAAGCGTTTTTCTCCTGCGGAAGCGGAGGATTTAAAGAAAATAGCGAACCGCTGGAATGACATTGTCAATCAATCATCCATGCCTATGCAGCAGTTTCTTCGTGCGGCAAGAGTCGCTGTTGCAGACAACAGTACTATTTTACAGCTTGTTTTCTCAAACAACAGCCTTGCTAAAGAATACTTTGAGCGGGAACATCACAAAAATCTGGACCTTTTATCCGAACTTGTTGCAGAACAGACTGGAAAGGTCGTAACATTTAAATGTACGTCTGACTCCCATCAGCCGGCAGAACAATCGAACTATATTGATCTAAGCAAGATTCATCAGACGGTTATTTTTGAATAAATACTCTAAAATATTCCGTTATTCCATCGCAGATTTTGCAGTGAATTTACGCATCTTTATGTACATCTGCGTGTGATATATGAATTTATTAATTATTTATTTTTTATGGAGGTTTTTATTATGGCAAAAAGAGGTGGATTCCCAGGTGGCATGCCTGGTAACATGAACAATTTAATGAAACAGGCTCAGAAGATGCAGAAGCAGATGGCTGAGACTACAAAGGCTTTAGAAGAGAAGACTTACGAAGCAACTGCAGGCGGCGGTGTTGTTTCTGTTACTGTTTCCGGTAAAAAAGAAGTGACTGCTATTAAGATTGCTGAAGAAGTGGTAGATCCTGATGACATCGAAATGTTAGAAGATCTTATCATGGCTGCTACAAATGAAGCATTTCGTGCGATGGAATCAGATTCCCAGGCTCAGCTTTCTAAATTAACTGGCGGCCTTGGCGGAGGATTCGGATTTTAATGAATTATTATAGTACCCAGATTACTAATCTTATTGATGAACTCAGACGACTTCCCGGTATCGGCAGTAAGTCTGCACAGCGTCTTGCTTTTCACATCATAAACATGCCGGAAGAGCATGTACATCACCTTGCACAGACACTTGTCACCGCAAGAGAAAAGATCCGCTACTGCAAATACTGCTGTACACTGACGGATTCTGAAGTATGTCCAATCTGTGCGAGCACGAAAAGAGATCACAGTACGATCATGGTCGTAGAACATACACAGGACCTGGCTGCTTACGAGAAAACCGGTCAGTATCATGGTGTTTATCATGTTCTTCAGGGAACCCTCGCTCCAAGTCTTGGAAAAGGTCCCGATGATATTCGCTTCAAAGAACTTGAAGAACGCCTTAAAAATCCAGAAGTAAAAGAGTTGATTCTTGCTACAAACTCCAGTCTTGACGGAGAAGCTACTGCAATGTATATCACCAAGAAGGTCAAACCTCTTGGGATAAAGGTGACCCGCATCGCAAGCGGTGTTCCTATTGGCGGTGAATTAGAATATATTGATGAGGTAACCCTCTCAAGAGCGCTGGATGGACGAGTAGAACTTTAGATACAGATTTTAATATAGCACTTTAAATATAAAGTTTTAAATACAGGACTTTAATTGCATAACTTAGATTACTCTCTTAAAAATTCTTTGTAACAGTACTTGCGGATTTTTAAGAGACCATCAGATAAGAATGGGAGATGACTACGATGAAAAGAATTGGTATGCTGACCAGCGGTGGAGATTGTCAGAGTTTAAATGCTACCATGCGTGGTGTTGTAAAGGGTCTTAATGTCCTTGAGGGAAATGTTGAGATTTACGGCTTCATTGATGGGTATAAAGGATTAATTTACGGCAACTACAAACGACTGACTTCTCAGGATTTTTCAGGTATTCTGACAACCGGTGGTACAATCCTCGGTACATCCAGACAGCCTTTTAAGTTAATGAGAACTCCTGATGAAAACGGTCTTGATAAAGTAGAAGCAATGAAGGCAACTTACCGTTACCTTGATTTAGACTGCCTCGTCATTCTCGGCGGTAATGGCAGCCAGAAAACAGCAAACCTTTTAAGAGAAGAAGGCCTTAATATTGTCTCCCTTCCAAAAACAATTGATAACGACCTCTGGGGAACAGATATGACTTTCGGTTTCCAGAGTGCCGTAGATATCGCTACACAGACAATTGACCGTATTCATACAACTGCAGCTTCCCACAATCGTGTATTTATTGTAGAACTGATGGGACATAAAGTAGGATGGGTTACCCTCCATGCTGGAATCGCCGGAGGAGCGGATATCATTCTCATCCCTGAAATTCCTTATGATCTTAGACACGTCATTGAAGCTATTAAACGCCGTAATGAACATGGAAAACAGTTCACTATCCTGGCAGTTGCAGAAGGTGCGATCTCAAAAGAAGATGCCCAGCTTTCAAAGAAACAGTACAAAGCAAAGCTTGCTAAGCGTAAATATTCTACCGTTGGTTATGAGCTTGCTTCACAGATTGAAAAAGCAACCGGTCAGGAAGTGCGTGTCACGATTCCTGGTCATACACAGCGTGGCGGAAGCCCTGTTCCATTTGACCGCGTTATCTCCAGCCGCCTCGGAGTGGCAGCTGCAGAACTGATTGCCAAAGAAGATTACGGCAAACTGCTTATCATGAAAGGGTATGATGTAACTACACTTCCTCTGGAAAAAACAGCTGGAAAGTTAAAGTATGTCTCCCCAGATGATCAGATTGTGCTTCAGGCAAAACATCTTGGAATCTCTTTTGGGGATTAAGAAAAACAGAGGCTGTCGCAAAACAGCCTCTAACCCTATGACAGAGTGGTGCATATATAACATAGAAATCGTCAAACCACAAAATTCCGAGATGCGTAGACCGGTTTTAAATAATATGTAGATTCCCTCATAATACCTGCAAAAATGAGAATCTTCCTTCACAAATCGTAGAAACTTACGTTCCTCTGCTCTGCTGATTACCTCTCTTGTCACACTGTCATTCACAACCACTTCCATTAGCTGAAACTGAAATGGATTTTTCCTGATCAGGTCATCATCCACCGCCAACTGAAATGCCGGGTGAAGAACTCCTCGGATTGAATGAATGGAACTATAGCTTTTCTTTTCTACCTGCTAAAGATGTATCAGCCAACATTTTGTATGCAAGATCAGAGTCCTTGCTGCCGCAACATGCTGACGCTGGCCGCCGGACATCTTGGACGGAAACTTATCCAGAACATTGGTAAGATTTTCAATATTCAAAATTGGTTTCATGTGAATACCTCCTATCCATTTCTGGGTAAATGATAGCACAGAAACACAATAAATAACACTTACAATCGCTGTAAGGATTCTGTTCCCCGATGCTCTGATTGTTCTATATGTAATTATTCATTTGCTTCATTATAAAAGCTGTTACTAATCAAATGCTTTATGCAATCTGGAATTTTCTTATCCTTATCTTCAACCAATAAAACATCATACTTCGCTACACTGGCGTCCTTTGAAAAAATGAAATCTATGATTTCTCCATCGTTACTTTTTTCAACAGATGAATCCTTAACTCGTAAAGACATTGGCAAGAAAAAATCATTAATCTTGTTTCCACCTCTATCTATGTTTTCTGTCAGCCCTAATGTAAATTCCAAATTTGTAACGCTGAGCTTATATGTAATTGTCATAGTCTGCATATCCTTAAGAACACAAACCATCTCATTTGTTAATTCTGGCAACCGCTTCAAACATGGAAGTTTCTTTTTGGCATTTGCATATACATGTCTTGCATCAAAATAGAACTGATTATTT
This Anaerobutyricum hallii DNA region includes the following protein-coding sequences:
- a CDS encoding CCA tRNA nucleotidyltransferase is translated as MHISIPKHASDIIKTLSSHGYEAFVVGGCVRDSILGKEPADWDITTSALPEQVKALFPRTIDTGLKHGTVTIMMDKIGYEVTTYRIDGTYEDHRRPNDVTFTSSLREDLMRRDFTINAMAYNEEKGLVDLFGGIQDLNDRIIRCVGNPTERFDEDALRMFRAVRFAGQLNFNIEKETLAAIEAQHAFLKDVSAERIQIELLKLLISGHPEMIRVAYETGLTSVFLPEFDRMMETPQNNPHHIYSVGDHTIHAVETIAPNPILRLTMLLHDIAKPETRSTDENGIDHFYDHNEAGAVLSKTILRRLKFDNQTTQMVTTLIAHHDIRFNDALGTGRKHVRRVIHSVGENLFPYLLDVMEADISAQSDFMRLKKLTALKETRQAYHEILAANDCLTLKDLKINGNQLKALGISEGKIIGAILNALLSQVLNNPELNDYEKLKELALKIYQEVQ
- a CDS encoding spore coat protein CotS, whose protein sequence is MSEKYKELLEQYDIKVLSTFRSRGTFQCETEQGLALLKEYHGSLQKLALEYEWKEKLAEAGYAATDRYFLTKEESLVTYDRYRTAFILKHYFKGRECDCRNLSDVAASCRNLAFLHKVSSSIEEIPFENLKTESTSHLFERKNRELRSIRKFIGHVHGKNDFELLYMKCFDSFYEEASYALSRLLKVEPELADTGCGVCHGAYHYHNVLILPDYSVATVNFESMCYQPYLLDLYLFLRKTLEKNHYDYSFFEAGISGYSIYRRLAEKDFLFLYLLFLYPEKFWKISNQYYNHRKSWIPPKTLEKLQKVLAQNEERHTFLKQFASFLNTLDKNFL
- the dnaX gene encoding DNA polymerase III subunit gamma/tau: MGYMALYRKWRPNDFDEVRGQDAIVQTLRNQIIYNRIGHAYLFCGTRGTGKTSIAKLFAKAVNCEHPVNGNPCNACPSCQAINAQSSLDVLEIDAASNNGVENIRDIREQVQYSPVEGRYKVYIIDEVHMLSSGAFNALLKTLEEPPSYVIFILATTEKHKIPVTILSRCQKYDFKRISVDTITGHLVSLMEKEQIDAEEKALRYIARAADGSMRDALSLLDQCIAFYLGQTLTYENVLEVLGTADTSVFSTLLRSILKKDSMSALDIIDTMITEGRELSQFLSDFLWYLRNLLILKDQEGAEESLDMSKETIATLKEECAMVDTTALLRYIRLLSELSNQIRTATQKRVLLEVGFIKLCRPETESDAESLSERVRQLETMLAQGLPVIPAGGTWNNSGINPSSDTAIGGAANGGVSAGNSASQSQAAQISPEEALEKRFSPAEAEDLKKIANRWNDIVNQSSMPMQQFLRAARVAVADNSTILQLVFSNNSLAKEYFEREHHKNLDLLSELVAEQTGKVVTFKCTSDSHQPAEQSNYIDLSKIHQTVIFE
- a CDS encoding YbaB/EbfC family nucleoid-associated protein; this encodes MAKRGGFPGGMPGNMNNLMKQAQKMQKQMAETTKALEEKTYEATAGGGVVSVTVSGKKEVTAIKIAEEVVDPDDIEMLEDLIMAATNEAFRAMESDSQAQLSKLTGGLGGGFGF
- the recR gene encoding recombination mediator RecR, which codes for MNYYSTQITNLIDELRRLPGIGSKSAQRLAFHIINMPEEHVHHLAQTLVTAREKIRYCKYCCTLTDSEVCPICASTKRDHSTIMVVEHTQDLAAYEKTGQYHGVYHVLQGTLAPSLGKGPDDIRFKELEERLKNPEVKELILATNSSLDGEATAMYITKKVKPLGIKVTRIASGVPIGGELEYIDEVTLSRALDGRVEL
- a CDS encoding 6-phosphofructokinase; the encoded protein is MKRIGMLTSGGDCQSLNATMRGVVKGLNVLEGNVEIYGFIDGYKGLIYGNYKRLTSQDFSGILTTGGTILGTSRQPFKLMRTPDENGLDKVEAMKATYRYLDLDCLVILGGNGSQKTANLLREEGLNIVSLPKTIDNDLWGTDMTFGFQSAVDIATQTIDRIHTTAASHNRVFIVELMGHKVGWVTLHAGIAGGADIILIPEIPYDLRHVIEAIKRRNEHGKQFTILAVAEGAISKEDAQLSKKQYKAKLAKRKYSTVGYELASQIEKATGQEVRVTIPGHTQRGGSPVPFDRVISSRLGVAAAELIAKEDYGKLLIMKGYDVTTLPLEKTAGKLKYVSPDDQIVLQAKHLGISFGD
- a CDS encoding PBECR4 domain-containing protein translates to MATKVDKKNAIRQGIIKAAIVYSQSLAGKTFLYVYGDEYFEVSFPVDHFLHLTGVETRLSAKDFYRNAKKAILTNNQFYFDARHVYANAKKKLPCLKRLPELTNEMVCVLKDMQTMTITYKLSVTNLEFTLGLTENIDRGGNKINDFFLPMSLRVKDSSVEKSNDGEIIDFIFSKDASVAKYDVLLVEDKDKKIPDCIKHLISNSFYNEANE